One window of the Salminus brasiliensis chromosome 1, fSalBra1.hap2, whole genome shotgun sequence genome contains the following:
- the rev3l gene encoding DNA polymerase zeta catalytic subunit isoform X3, translating to MFSVRIVCADYYMAAPLAGLDVCYSEFRDSEVKRVPVVRIFGSTPAGQKTCLHLHGVLPYIYVPYDGFGQQPERYLRQVAYSIDRAVNISLGNPASSNQHIHKIIVVSGMPFYGYHAQEKPFMKIYFYNPQMVKRVCELLQGGAVMNKCFQPHEAHIPFLLQLFIDYNLYGMNLISLSAVRFRKRKTSEGNSVLESRSPWKSSCTSKLNESAQGGTFARWDEDNLPSSLVVEDAARVSVCELEADAVAADVLNRLEIENQIGRNPGLQAIWEDEKQRRRERNESSQIDTPQSQDRPCVEQVESERIFMKRFKQILRENQFDVTQSGSVVDEEDDDEDEFPELSLHPDVLSPDDLPPVPASQVEVHKDTPPGETPQSSDNKRSGGRGAEVAIVDEEAILSLLESSQTFLPASQRSNQSALLDNSQDQAMVDLLEGLADDGFQPEVTRTTSGRQMSSSATCPYNSDEEEAVPEFEKEEAELSVLMSQRWDTDIPAPSTRLILKDANDSSSEEQQESSDEEMDWSGNNDLFADLCIPQLDGAADENSDSSLTDKGSRSHSSITANDKILGRRNHFQNETVHLEPPSSAKVLLECKHPDHRQSFPLDNEEPVDKNIPTKSQDGNERLTGLKVNKEIPYIPPVKHPIPCNIANALPVAAEKVGGHPLYTSVTKSVVPNQTDTDGLGFGNSKLSQSRKKYSSIKNAEKNPISVKSLSVSYSELRSCPSTTEFEQSQKDFRSPMVRNFEQTPSPMEDMEPLAPHEGEMGKESEEGDVGELKIRYEDYQENKTERTIVAQQEAHYKFFPSVILSNCLSRPVKKQVGSKTVVDGSCSLDHSEQRRSRLKLNKKRNSPASQKRTNLIENSQTPENETPGVTLSTAVSPVHTNKETDEKVEMENSDLAKTDPAVDKGLTEGFFEDQLTDLPAKIACTSVSSLPGSKYTLRTKRKAMSYDSEDGDHSSTRSFKQALVRRDSFKENGVLAGSQKKRKLSKKEPPVIIKYIIINRFKGQKNMLVKMAKISADEPHVLLTQEKLDQYNKLAPLKSFWPKVPESTAVKYPLPEPKVKKHPKRKAKVTPPLGKIGSSPKAKYIQSSKMRRTKKPKTVLSLPKLAAPWPCYNDSTDDFCREYSDVMTELGYLSERAPSPTDSTPPRCWSPTDPLLEANVNDHLINPHSDPCLASPYEGLSTNLYGRGIRNRNKTTRSKKDSGIIPKRKTKNTSKLVEGGPAITVDTQTKSTRRTSRRPKKDTEGTEGTNSGESSQKGRRSRKKKEVEGSENSSKIVGSLHSQTLHSVDEPPTTQSSSDDLTPYQRPDSCQKDLPQRISSSQAVPSAVEPKSEECEANIGDVFGFNVPASGEQDSQCSQNAANPFVVKSLNSVLSPAAKTTGQTCSVITYSRSSSMSESVGQDGNISPNPYEFTTEPSGAEHSPKAIQLSQAAPKVSSKPRRRPPKKKEMQENASSVIDPPEFMTSVNVSIDGPHKDLVEPQSVPRNGETLSRPEMPSGLAVLKELLQKRQLKGADTIVPESVPTTKQASDVAKPRRAPSRTPRKPRIPRTQVQKESKPRSRKGKNAKPGSPVKLEPPLSDGSPGFLSDPGFDSCYSIEDSLSPEGPHNYSFDINAVGQADFSGLYSSSRFVLTDKNLPQKFLSDVKQEAISTLDLENKQEKVLDAEESLWQKPRSLSPELFDKSSGGNGEGFPNEFPLSLLDSEKVLRSKEWGVSLSKIHGSHFQDFHCEKSDLLYGPDHFLPLTSVSFADNGVSPTGDLLDGNDAFTSTTPSSSPRSVSSLSQLRNGSQAQKSAGAHILKPLMSPPNREEILTTLLELDLSEATYQEPFCSDPADAPLKPREIGGRKLVLETRLAKDLIEFSSDLSQEGLHFWKTAFSAMTCPGSLHYHGADSSKFTKDRKDRSPSPTNDQKVILLPCKSAPSRDRVQLWLHAKRQYECLQKDRKRNGAKNIKLVMMDQGDSLQVESKPSHHEELERSHISEVQDESSEGLSALQALRRKELSLPLHISPVECTMSDNSPTDKKQIMDPGNKGQEKEEEDSLKQTPSPDSAALPPWQQSTDQSFDHIHPDDDKQEFAAGSASPRVGGSINSPCESPDSIKPKHFLSPSPFPMKTQEGDSPCILHSTPVLSRRRSRGDLEVDYSPPGSEDVEPKSRRAQQRRNSNTDALRRVLLTTQLKNQFTGLNVPKRDSSQIEGPSICNSYGFKVSMQNLQEAKALHEVQHLTVMSMELHARTRRDLEPDPEFDPICALFYCLISDSTLPDSDRTQFTGAVIIDKDCHSAGQGSRHTAPLLVRSGVAGLQVSYAAEEKELFEEVCNIMRRYDPDILVGYEVQMHSWGYLLQRASALGVDLCQQLSRVPGDAKENRFAADKDEYGADTMSEIHIVGRITINLWRIMKTEAALSNYSFENVAFHLLHQRFPLYSPRTLSDWFDHKTHLYRWKVVDHYVSRVCGVVQLLQQQDIVGRTSEFARVFGIQFYHVLTRGSQYRVESMMLRIAKPMNYIPVTPSTQQRAQQRAPQCIPLVMEPESRFYSNSVVVLDFQSLYPSIVIAYNYCFSTCLGHVESLGTSDEFRFGCTSLRVPPDLLHQLRNDITVSPNGIAFVKASVRKGVLPRMLEEILQTRLMVKGVMKSYREDKALLRLLDARQLGLKLIANVTFGYTSANFSGRMPSVEVGDSIVHKARETLERAIKLVNETKKWGARVVYGDTDSMFVLLKGATKEQAFKIGHEIAEAVTATNPKPVKLKFEKVYLPCVLQTKKRYVGYMYETEDQKDPVFDAKDPGALCEAAV from the exons GTCAGAAGACGTGTCTGCACCTGCATGGCGTGTTGCCGTATATCTACGTGCCATATGATGGTTTCGGGCAGCAGCCAGAGCGTTATCTGCGCCAGGTGGCATACAGCATTGACCGTGCAGTCAACATCAGCCTGGGAAACCCCGCCTCCTCTAATCAGCACATCCACAAAATCATTGTGGTGTCCGGCAT gCCTTTCTATGGTTATCATGCTCAGGAGAAGCCTTTCATGAAAATCTATTTCTACAACCCTCAGATGGTTAAAAG AGTGTGTGAGCTGTTACAGGGTGGTGCTGTAATGAATAAGTGTTTCCAGCCTCATGAGGCACACATCCCCTTCCTCCTTCAGCTCTTCATCGACTACAACCTGTATGGCATGAACctcatcagtctgtctgcagtGCGCTTCCGCAAACGCAAAACATCAG aaggTAACAGTGTGTTGGAGAGCAGAAGTCCGTGGAAAAGCTCCTGCACCTCCAAACTCAATGAGAGTGCTCAGGGGGGAACCTTTGCTCGGTGGGACGAGGATAATTTACCCag ttctCTGGTTGTAGAAGATGCGGcaagggtgagtgtgtgtgagctggaGGCTGACGCTGTGGCCGCAGATGTTCTGAACCGGTTGGAAATAGAGA ATCAGATCGGCAGGAATCCGGGTCTGCAGGCGATCTGGGAGGATGAaaagcagagaaggagagagcgaAATGAGAGTTCACAGATAGACACTCCTCAGTCACAGG ATCGGCCATGTGTGGAGCAGGTGGAGAGTGAACGGATCTTCATGAAGAGATTTAAACAAATTCTGAGGGAAAACCAGTTTGATGT GACTCAGAGTGGCTCTGTTGTTGATGAGGAAGATGATGACGAAGACGAATTTCCGGAACTGTCACTCCATCCTGATGTTCTGAGCCCAGATGACCTGCCCCCCGTTCCTGCCAGCCAGGTGGAGGTGCACAAAGACACGCCCCCCGGTGAGACACCACAGTCTTCTG aCAATAAAAGGTCAGGTGGAAGAGGCGCAGAAGTGGCCATCGTAGATGAGGAGGCCATTTTGAGTTTGTTGGAAAGCAGCCAGACGTTCCTCCCAGCGTCTCAAAGATCCAACCAGTCCGCTTTACTCG ACAACAGCCAGGACCAGGCTATGGTGGACTTGCTCGAGGGGCTAGCAGATGACGGGTTTCAGCCAGAGGTTACTAGAACCACTTCTGGTCGGCAGATGTCAAGCAGCGCCACCTGTCCCTACAACAGTGACGAGGAGGAGGCGGTGCCTGAGTTTGAGAAAGAGGAAGCAGAACTAAGCGTGCTGATGTCACAGAGATGGGACACTGATATTCCAGCACCCTCAACAcg ATTGATCCTAAAGGATGCAAATGATAGCTCCAGTGAAGAGCAGCAGGAGTCATCAGATGAAGAGATGGATTGGAGTGGAAACAATGACCTCTTTGCTGACCTATGTATTCCCCAACTGGATGGGGCTGCAGATGAGAACAGCG ATTCATCATTAACTGACAAGGGATCCCGAAGTCACTCCTCAATTACAGCAAATGACAAGATCTTGGGAAGGAGAAACCACTTCCAAAATGAAACCGTTCATCTGGAGCCTCCATCCTCAGCTAAAGTTCTTCTTGAGTgcaaacatcctgaccacagGCAGTCCTTTCCACTTGATAATGAGGAGCCTGTGGACAAGAACATCCCTACTAAAAGCCAAGATGGCAATGAACGGTTGACTGGGTTGAAGGTGAATAAAGAGATCCCATACATCCCACCAGTCAAGCACCCAATCCCATGCAATATTGCAAATGCATTACCGGTTGCTGCTGAGAAAGTAGGCGGGCACCCACTCTACACTAGTGTGACCAAAAGTGTTGTTCCTAACCAGACAGATACAGATGGTTTGGGCTTTGGCAACTCAAAACTCTCCCAGAGCAGAAAAAAGTACAGCAGCATTAAAAATGCGGAGAAGAATCCCATATCCGTCAAGAGTTTGTCGGTAAGTTATTCTGAGCTTAGGAGCTGTCCTTCCACGACGGAGTTCGAGCAGAGTCAAAAAGACTTCAGAAGCCCTATGGTGAGGAATTTTGAGCAGACCCCAAGTCCAATGGAGGATATGGAACCCTTGGCACCTCATGAAGGTGAGATGGGGAAGGAGAGCGAGGAGGGTGATGTtggggagctaaagatcaggtaTGAGGACTACCAGGAAAACAAAACGGAAAGAACCATAGTGGCCCAGCAGGAAGCACACTACAAGTTCTTTCCTAGTGTTATTCTCTCAAACTGCCTCTCAAGACCTGTGAAAAAGCAGGTTGGAAGTAAGACTGTTGTTGATGGCTCTTGTAGCCTGGATCATTCAGAGCAACGAAGGTCCAGGTTGAAGTTGAACAAAAAGAGGAACAGTCCAGCAAGTCAGAAGAGGACAAATCTGATAGAAAACTCCCAAACCCCTGAAAATGAGACACCGGGGGTCACACTGTCTACTGCCGTCTCACCAGTCCATACAAACAAGGAAACGGATGAGAAGGTTGAGATGGAAAACTCAGACCTTGCAAAGACTGATCCAGCTGTGGACAAAGGTTTGACCGAGGGTTTCTTTGAGGATCAACTGACAGATCTTCCTGCCAAAATAGCCTGCACCAGTGTGTCCAGTTTGCCAGGTAGCAAGTATACCTTGCGTACAAAACGTAAAGCTATGAGTTATGATAGTGAGGATGGTGATCACTCAAGCACACGCTCTTTCAAGCAAGCCCTGGTGCGTCGAGACAGCTTTAAAGAAAACGGTGTCCTTGCTGGTAGTCAAAAAAAGAGGAAGCTGTCAAAAAAAGAGCCACCAGTCATTATCAAGTACATCATAATCAACAGGTTTAAAGGGCAGAAGAACATGTTAGTAAAGATGGCCAAGATCAGTGCAGATGAACCACATGTGCTGTTGACACAAGAGAAGCTTGATCAATATAACAAACTTGCCCCTCTGAAAAGTTTCTGGCCTAAGGTTCCTGAGTCAACAGCTGTCAAATACCCTCTTCCAGAGCCAAAGGTAAAGAAACACCCCAAACGGAAGGCCAAGGTTACACCACCTTTAGGGAAAATCGGTAGCTCCCCAAAAGCAAAGTATATACAGAGCAGTAAAATGAGAAGGACTAAGAAGCCTAAAACAGTGTTATCATTGCCAAAACTGGCTGCTCCTTGGCCATGCTATAATGACAGCACTGATGACTTCTGCAGGGAGTACTCCGATGTAATGACAGAGTTAGGTTATCTCTCTGAGAGAGCACCCAGTCCCACTGATTCAACTCCACCTCGCTGCTGGTCTCCTACTGACCCCCTTTTAGAGGCAAATGttaatgatcacttaataaatcCGCATAGTGATCCTTGTCTTGCCTCGCCATATGaaggactgtccacaaacctttatGGTCGAGGCATTCGCAACAGAAACAAAACGACCAGATCAAAAAAGGATTCTGGTATAATCCCCaaaagaaaaacgaaaaacaCTAGTAAGCTAGTTGAGGGGGGTCCAGCAATAACTGTGGACACGCAGACAAAAAGCACTCGCAGAACTTCGAGAAGACCAAAGAAAGACACTGAAGGTACAGAAGGAACCAATTCTGGTGAGTCTTCTCAGAAGGGTAGGAGATCACGCAAGAAGAAGGAAGTTGAGGGATCTGAAAACTCCTCAAAGATTGTTGGATCACTCCATTCTCAGACCTTGCATTCAGTTGATGAGCCTCCTACGACACAGAGCTCATCTGACGATTTGACTCCATACCAGCGTCCAGATTCTTGCCAAAAGGATCTTCCCCAGCGTATTTCAAGTTCACAAGCGGTACCATCGGCTGTTGAACCAAAGTCAGAGGAGTGTGAAGCTAACATTGGGGATGTGTTTGGCTTTAACGTGCCTGCCTCAGGTGAGCAAGATTCTCAGTGTTCTCAGAATGCTGCTAATCCGTTTGTTGTCAAATCCCTCAACAGTGTTCTTTCCCCAGCCGCAAAAACTACTGGACAAACATGCTCAGTCATAACGTATAGTAGATCCAGTTCAATGTCAGAGAGTGTTGGTCAAGATGGAAACATTTCTCCCAATCCATATGAATTTACAACAGAGCCCTCAGGTGCAGAACACAGTCCTAAAGCGATACAACTTTCACAGGCAGCCCCAAAGGTCTCGAGCAAACCCAGGAGACGGCCAcccaaaaagaaagaaatgcaaGAAAATGCGTCCTCTGTGATAGACCCTCCCGAGTTTATGACATCAGTGAATGTTTCAATAGATGGACCTCACAAAGATCTTGTCGAACCTCAGTCAGTGCCAAGAAATGGAGAGACACTGTCTCGTCCAGAGATGCCTTCTGGCCTTGCTGTCCTGAAGGAACTTCTTCAAAAGAGGCAGTTGAAGGGTGCAGATACTATTGTGCCAGAAAGTGTTCCTACCACAAAGCAAGCCTCTGATGTTGCCAAACCTAGAAGGGCACCGTCAAGGACACCAAGGAAACCCAGGATCCCGAGAACTCAGGTGCAAAAGGAGTCAAAGCCAAGAAGCAGAAAAGGAAAGAATGCTAAACCGGGTAGCCCCGTTAAACTGGAACCTCCTCTTTCAGATGGAAGCCCTGGCTTTTTGTCTGATCCTGGTTTTGATAGCTGCTACTCAATTGAAGATAGTTTATCTCCTGAGGGTCCTCATAATTACAGCTTTGATATCAATGCTGTTGGGCAGGCTGACTTCTCTGGCCTGTATTCCAGTAGCCGATTTGTTTTAACAGACAAAAACTTACCTCAAAAGTTTCTCAGTGATGTCAAGCAAGAGGCCATATCCACTCTGGATTtggaaaacaaacaagaaaaggTGCTGGATGCTGAGGAAAGCTTGTGGCAGAAGCCCAGATCTCTTAGCCCTGAGCTCTTTGACAAGTCCTCGGGCGGGAATGGAGAAGGGTTTCCCAACGAGTTCCCTCTGTCCCTGCTGGACTCTGAGAAGGTTTTGCGAAGCAAGGAGTGGGGAGTGTCATTGAGTAAAATACATGGAAGTCACTTTCAAGACTTCCACTGTGAAAAAAGTGACCTATTATATGGTCCTGATCACTTTTTACCCTTAACCTCAGTCTCTTTTGCTGATAATGGCGTGTCTCCAACTGGGGACCTGCTGGATGGAAACGATGCGTTTACGTCAACAACTCCCAGCAGTTCCCCAAGGTCTGTCAGCTCTCTGTCTCAactgagaaatggcagtcaggctCAGAAGAGTGCAGGGGCTCACATTCTCAAGCCCTTAATGTCCCCCCCCAACCGAGAGGAGATACTCACTACATTACTAGAGTTGGACCTCTCGGAGGCCACCTACCAGGAACCTTTCTGCAGTGATCCTGCAGACGCACCCTTGAAGCCAAG agAAATCGGTGGGCGCAAGCTGGTGCTGGAAACAAGGCTTGCAAAAGATCTGATTGAGTTCAGTAGTGATTTATCTCAAGAGGGTCTGCACTTCTGGAAAACCGCATTCTCTGCCATGACATGCCCAGGATCATTGCATTACCATGGTGCTGACTCATCAAAATTCACCAAAGACCGAAAGGACCGCAGTCCATCCCCCACCAACGATCAGAAAGTAATCCTTCTGCCCTGCAAAAGTGCTCCAAGCCGGGACCGGGTTCAGCTTTGGCTTCATGCAAAGAGACAGTATGAGTGCCTTCAGAAGGATAGGAAAAGGAACGGTGCAAAAAATATTAAGTTGGTGATGATGGACCAGGGCGATTCCCTGCAAGTGGAAAGCAAGCCATCTCACCATGAGGAATTAGAAAGGTCTCATATTTCAGAGGTGCAAGATGAAAGTTCTGAAGGATTGTCTGCCTTGCAGGCTCTCAGGAGGAAAGAATTGAGTTTGCCTCTCCACATATCACCGGTAGAGTGTACTATGTCTGACAACAGCCCAACGGACAAGAAGCAAATCATGGATCCTGGAAACAAAGGGCAagaaaaggaagaggaggacTCCCTCAAACAGACTCCTTCTCCAGATTCAGCTGCCTTGCCACCATGGCAGCAGTCTACGGATCAGAGTTTTGATCATATACATCCAGATGATGACAAGCAAGAGTTTGCTGCTGGATCAGCATCTCCCAGGGTCGGTGGATCCATCAACTCTCCCTGTGAGTCTCCAGATAGCATCAAACCAAAGCACTTCCTCAGTCCCTCTCCATTTCCCATGAAAACCCAGGAGGGAGACAGTCCCTGCATTCTCCACAGCACTCCTGTCCTCAGCAGGAGGAGAAGCAGAGGTGACCTTGAGGTGGATTACAGTCCTCCTGGATCAGAAG atGTGGAGCCGAAGTCTAGAAGAGCACAGCAGAGGCGAAACAGCAACACAGATGCATTACGGAGGGTGCTGCTGACTACACAGCTCAAG AATCAGTTCACAGGTCTGAATGTACCCAAAAGGGACAGCTCTCAGATcgagggtccatccatttgcaACTCGTACGGGTTTAAAGTCAGCATGCAGAACCTGCAGGAGGCTAAAGCGCTGCATGAG GTCCAGCATCTGACCGTAATGAGTATGGAGCTGCACGCTCGGACTCGCCGTGACCTGGAGCCTGACCCTGAGTTTGACCCCATATGTGCCTTATTCTACTGCCTCATCTCAGACAGCACACTGCCAGACTCTGACAGAACGCAGTTTACAGGAGCCGTCATCATTGACAAGGACTGCCACTCTGCAGGACAAG GTTCAAGGCACACAGCACCCCTGCTGGTCAGGTCCGGTGTTGCGGGGCTGCAGGTCAGTTACGCTGCTGAGGAAAAGGAGCTGTTTGAAGAAGTCTGCAACATCATGAGGAG GTATGACCCAGACATCCTAGTGGGGTATGAGGTGCAAATGCATTCATGGGGATACCTGCTGCAGCGAGCATCAGCGTTGGGTGTGGATCTGTGCCAACAGCTGTCCCGAGTGCCAG GAGATGCAAAGGAGAACCGCTTTGCTGCAGACAAGGATGAATATGGCGCAGACACGATGTCAGAGATACACATTGTGGGGCGCATCACCATCAACCTTTGGAGAATCATGAAGACAGAG gctGCACTGAGTAACTACAGCTTTGAGAACGTGGCATTTCACCTTTTGCACCAGCGCTTCCCGCTGTACAGCCCGCGCACACTCTCTGACTGGTTTGACCACAAAACACACCTGTACAG ATGGAAAGTGGTGGATCACTATGTCAGTAGAGTGTGTGGAGTGGtccagctcctccagcagcaggaCATTGTGGGTCGGACCAGTGAGTTTGCGCGTGTGTTCGGGATCCAGTTCTACCACGTTCTGACCAGAGGATCTCAG TATCGTGTGGAGTCAATGATGCTGCGGATCGCCAAGCCGATGAACTACATCCCTGTCACCCCGAGTACACAACAGCGCGCTCAACAGAGGGCGCCACAGTGCATCCCGCTCGTCATGGAGCCTGAGTCTCGTTTCTATAGCAACTCTGTGGTGGTGCTGGACTTCCAGTCCCTGTATCCCTCCATTGTCATTGCATACAATTACTGCTTCTCCACCTGCCTCGGACATGTGGAGAGTCTTGGAAC gtcggATGAGTTTCGGTTCGGTTGTACGTCTCTCCGTGTTCCTCCTGATCTCCTCCATCAGCTCCGTAATGACATCACTGTGTCTCCTAACGGAATCGCATTTGTTAAG gCATCAGTTCGTAAGGGTGTGTTGCCAAGGATGTTGGAGGAGATCCTGCAGACGCGCCTGATGGTGAAGGGTGTAATGAAATCCTATCGTGAGGATAAAGCTCTGCTGCGCCTGCTGGACGCTCGCCAGCTCGGACTCAAACTTATCGCTAACGTCACCTTTGGCTACACCTCTGCTAACTTCTCCGGCCGCATGCCCAGTGTGGAG GTTGGGGACAGTATTGTGCACAAAGCAAGGGAGACACTGGAGAGGGCGATCAAACTGGTGAATGAAACAAAAAAGTGGGGAGCACGAGTAGTGTATGGAGACACAGACAG taTGTTCGTACTGTTGAAGGGAGCTACTAAAGAGCAAGCATTTAAGATTGGACATGAAATCGCTGAAGCTGTAACAGCCACCAACCCCAAACCTGTCAAGCTGAAATTCGAGAAG GTGTATCTCCCATGTGTGCTGCAGACTAAGAAGCGTTACGTGGGTTATATGTATGAGACTGAGGATCAGAAGGATCCTGTGTTCGACGCTAAAG atcctGGAGCGCtctgtgaagctgctgtttga